In a genomic window of Glycine max cultivar Williams 82 chromosome 13, Glycine_max_v4.0, whole genome shotgun sequence:
- the LOC100779228 gene encoding uncharacterized protein, producing MECNKEEAIRAKELAEKKMQNKDFNGARKFAIKAQQLYPDLENITQMLIVCDVHCSAEQKLFSNEMDWYKILQIELTANDTTIKKQYRKFALQLHPDKNKFAGAEAAFKLIGEAQRVLLDREKRSRLDMNLRRVPMNRTTMPSHHQQNVQMNFNPVMQTSVRPNFTNLNPQQPQPSRQASQQVPNGGCPTFWTVCSFCSVRYEYYREVLNRSLRCQHCSRPFIAYDVNMQGTTPATNSSQQAFGVQNHSQNHGAFNVGAGSQGNLHTRRSNTESHKKKGPTADVSVKPNGKRKRKQVAESSESAESVGSTDSESEEDILYDKDGFSTLREENPRRSTRQKHQVSYNENVSDDDEGGGSPSGAGENTGEPSKMNNQNGLAADLKGNKQGEKRKQNFYSEESLQNIDEEIKEVREKEAVGSSKIDKASEHSPSKSTNRPDDFVYPDAEFSDFDKDKKEGSFAVGQIWAIYDTIDGMPRFYAVIRKVFSPGFKLRITWFEPDPDEQDQVHWVEEELPIACGKHKLGITDTTEDRLMFSHLIVCEKIGRCTYKVYPRKGETWALFKNWDIKWHMDAESHREYDFEFVEILSDYVEGVGVVVSYLAKLKGFVCLFSRMEGGNRTFQIPSSELFRFSHRVPSFKMTGQERAGVPVGSYELDPVSLPMNLEEIAVPEHLEVKDGHCPSSGVGTRSSDMWKFTMNSEGDASTAKVKLQRNNSAEENKDPVNHIGNDSDPSASAADAFEIPDPEFCNFDAKRSLEMFQVGQIWAFYGDEDGLPKYYGHIKKVRTSPDLELQVTYLTNCWLPEKCVKWEDKDMLISIGRFKIKAGAHPCTYANTYYVSHQVQVINDGKKKEYEIFPRKGEIWALYRNWTTKIKRSDLLNLEYDIVEVVGEQDLWMDVLPLELVSGYNSVFKRKSNAGSARATKIYWKDLLRFSHQIPAFELTEEQDGNLRGFWELDPGAVPLHYFNSK from the coding sequence ATGGAGTGCAATAAAGAAGAAGCCATAAGGGCCAAGGAACTTGCtgaaaagaaaatgcaaaataaaGATTTCAACGGGGCTCGAAAATTTGCTATTAAGGCTCAGCAGCTATATCCTGACTTGGAGAATATCACTCAAATGCTTATTGTTTGTGATGTGCATTGCTCTGCTGAGCAGAAATTGTTTAGCAATGAGATGGACTGGTATAAAATTCTTCAAATTGAGCTGACGGCTAATGATACAACAATTAAGAAGCAATACAGGAAGTTTGCCCTCCAACTTCATCCTGACAAAAACAAGTTTGCTGGTGCAGAAGCTGCATTTAAGCTGATTGGGGAAGCTCAAAGAGTTCTTTTGGATAGAGAAAAACGATCTAGACTTGACATGAATTTGCGCAGGGTTCCAATGAACAGAACTACTATGCCATCTCATCATCAGCAGAATGTTCAGATGAATTTTAATCCTGTGATGCAAACCAGTGTCAGGCCCAATTTTACAAACTTAAATCCTCAGCAGCCACAACCGTCTAGGCAGGCATCTCAGCAGGTGCCTAATGGTGGCTGCCCTACTTTTTGGACCGTGTGCTCATTTTGTTCTGTTAGATATGAGTATTATAGGGAGGTTTTAAACAGATCTCTTCGCTGTCAACATTGCAGTAGGCCCTTCATTGCATATGATGTGAATATGCAAGGCACAACACCAGCAACTAATTCAAGTCAGCAAGCTTTTGGTGTGCAGAACCATAGTCAGAATCATGGTGCTTTCAACGTTGGTGCTGGATCTCAAGGTAATTTGCATACTCGCAGGTCCAATACAGAATCACATAAGAAAAAAGGTCCCACTGCTGATGTCTCTGTAAAGCCAAATggaaagaggaagagaaagcaAGTAGCAGAGTCCAGTGAAAGTGCCGAATCTGTTGGCAGCACTGATTCTGAATCTGAAGAGGATATACTTTATGATAAGGATGGCTTTTCTACTCTTAGAGAAGAGAATCCACGTAGATCTACGCGGCAAAAGCATCAGGTTTCCTACAATGAGAATGTGAGTGATGATGATGAAGGGGGTGGATCTCCTTCTGGTGCTGGAGAAAATACTGGGGAGCCATCTAAAATGAATAATCAGAATGGTTTGGCTGCTGATCTGAAAGGCAATAAACAAGGGGAAAAGCGGAAGCAGAACTTTTATTCTGAAGAGAGCTTACAAAATATAGATGAAGAAATTAAGGAGGTGAGAGAAAAAGAGGCAGTTGGCAGCTCAAAGATAGACAAAGCTTCAGAGCATTCACCCTCGAAATCAACAAATCGACCAGATGATTTTGTTTACCCAGACGCAGAGTTCAGTGACTTTGACAAAGACAAGAAAGAGGGGTCTTTTGCTGTTGGGCAGATTTGGGCTATTTATGATACTATAGATGGTATGCCTAGATTCTATGCTGTAATCAGAAAAGTTTTCTCTCCTGGATTCAAGTTGCGGATAACATGGTTTGAACCAGATCCAGATGAGCAAGATCAGGTTCACTGGGTAGAAGAGGAATTGCCAATTGCTTGCGGGAAACATAAACTTGGCATCACTGATACCACTGAAGATCGTCTGATGTTCTCTCATCTGATTGTTTGTGAAAAGATTGGGCGCTGTACTTATAAAGTATATCCTAGAAAGGGAGAAACTTGGGctctttttaaaaattgggATATCAAATGGCATATGGATGCAGAATCTCATCGTGAGtatgattttgaatttgttgaAATCTTGTCAGATTATGTTGAAGGTGTGGGAGTAGTTGTTTCGTACTTGGCTAAATTGAAAGGCTTTGTATGTCTCTTCTCTCGAATGGAGGGAGGTAATCGCACATTTCAAATTCCATCTAGCGAGTTATTCAGATTCTCTCACAGGGTTCCATCTTTTAAAATGACTGGTCAGGAAAGAGCTGGTGTTCCTGTAGGATCTTATGAACTTGATCCGGTATCCTTGCCAATGAATCTTGAAGAGATTGCTGTTCCTGAACATTTGGAAGTAAAGGATGGTCATTGTCCATCTAGTGGGGTGGGCACAAGATCTTCAGATATGTGGAAATTCACGATGAACTCGGAGGGAGATGCTTCTACTGCAAAGGTTAAGTTGCAAAGAAACAATTCAGCAGAGGAGAACAAGGATCCTGTTAATCATATTGGTAATGATAGTGATCCTTCAGCTTCAGCTGCAGATGCTTTTGAAATTCCGGATCCTGAGTTCTGCAATTTTGATGCTAAGAGGTCCCTTGAAATGTTTCAGGTTGGTCAGATTTGGGCATTTTATGGTGATGAGGATGGACTGCCAAAATACTATGGTCATATTAAGAAGGTTAGGACTAGTCCAGATCTTGAGTTGCAAGTTACTTATCTTACTAACTGCTGGCTACCGGAGAAATGTGTTAAATGGGAAGATAAGGATATGCTTATTTCTATTGGAAGATTTAAAATCAAAGCAGGTGCTCATCCCTGCACATATGCAAACACCTATTATGTTTCGCATCAGGTGCAGGTTATTAACGATGGTAAGAAGAAGGAATATGAAATTTTTCCAAGGAAAGGCGAAATCTGGGCATTGTATAGGAATTGGACGACTAAAATAAAACGTTCTGACTTGTTAAACCTGGAATATGACATAGTTGAAGTTGTTGGAGAACAAGATTTGTGGATGGATGTTTTACCTTTGGAGTTGGTAAGCGGTTATAATTCAGTTTTCAAGCGCAAGTCCAATGCAGGATCAGCTAGGGCCACGAAAATATACTG